The sequence CAATACGTGAATGAGGTAAACACAAAAATGGGAGGTGATTGTTATGCCAAGAGGAAGAGGCTTTGGATTTGGCGGCATGGGTTATGGCTTTGGCCGGGGGCGCGGTTGGGGAAACCCAACGCCTTATTGCAGGGCATACCCCTGGCTGCCGAGAGGCTGGTGGGCGTATCCTCAGTACAATCAATGGTCGTCCAATCAATGGTCGTCCGGCGCGCCGATTCCACCCTATGGGTGGCAGGCAGGCGGCTGGGGCGCACCCATTTCCTGGCAGAATAGAACTCCGTAAATCAATTCATACTCAAGGAGGTGCTTGCAATGGGAGGTTATCGCTGGATGTACCAGATGACCGGTTTGCCCGGTTGGATGCGTCTGGGATTTAGCCCGGGTTGGTGGGGTGTGACGCCCACGGGCATGCCCCCGGGAGCCACTTATTTAATGACGGGTTCCTGGCCGACACCCCAGGCAAATGCGTACTGGCAGGCCATTCAATCGGGAACGGTTCCGTTTGGGATGAGTGGATTTGGAGTCAATCCACCGGGTGCCTTTGTGCCAACGGTTACAAAGGAGCAGCAGGTGCAGTTCCTGAAGAATCAGGCGGAACTCATTAAAAATCAACTGGAAGCCATCAATCAGCAAATTGAGGCTCTTGAAAAAGAGTCGAAGTAAAAAAGTTCCCGGCCATGGCAGGAATCCATGGCCGGGGCCGGGATTTGAGTGAGGGAGGTGTACGTTTATGAAGATTGCAGTTACGGCATCGGGTCCGAATTTGGAGTCAGCGACAGATCCTCGTTTTGGTCGGGCTGCCTATTTTATTATTGTTGATACCGAAACAGGGCAGTTTAAGGCCATTCAGAATCCGAATGTAATGGCTACCGGGGGAGCGGGCATTCAATCGGCCCAATTGGTTGTAATGGAGGGGGTGCAGGCTGTGGTTTCCGGAAGTTTTGGGCCCAATGCCATGCGAACACTGGCTGCATCGGGGGTTCAAATGTATGAAGGAATCTCTGGAACCGTTCAGGAAGCCGTGGAAAGATTCAAATCCAATCAGCTCAATCCTGTAGCGGCAGCTCCTGCGGGTGCGGTTCCTCCGATGGGTGCTGGTTATGGCGGAGGCGCCGGATTTGGACCGGGTATGGGAGGTGGTTTTGGCAGAGGTATGGGGGGCGGCCGGGGCCGCGGTGGCCGCGGGTACGGAATGGGCTGGACAGCCGGAGTGCCAACGGGAGCTCCGGGTTTCACTCAGCCGGCGGTTCCGCAGGTTTCCCCGGTAAGTGCTCCGAACGAACTGGAGATACTAAAAGAGCAGGCGAAGCAGTTGGCGGAACAGCTCCGGCAAATCAATAACCGTATTAAAGAACTGGAAAAGGATTAAGAGGGGGCGGTACGCATTCTTGCGGGATTATTATTTTTTGTCATGGGTTATCGCCAATAGAAATAAGGCGTTACAAAATGATGTCTGACATGGTTTTATTTTCTCTTGGTTTTATTTTGAATGTGCTCTAACTTTGTGAGTGTGATTGATTTATTCCGCTGATAAATTGGATTTAAGATTCTCCTTTTAAAAAAAGGAGAATTTTTTTACGTTATTTCTAATTTAAATTGGTACTCAAATTAATAATCACATGGTATTGGTGTTGCGAACAATTAAATTTATATGGAGACAGAGCGAATGAAAAAAGATCTGAAAAGAAAGATGAATATGCAGGGTTACAAGTTAACTCAGCAGCGCAAAATGGTTTTGGATGCATTCAAGAATCGAACCGATCATTACACAGCGTGGGAAATTTACGAAATTCTTCGTAAAAAGCGCACCAACATTAGTCTGGCAACGGTTTACCGAAGCCTGGACATTCTGACGGAAATGGGATTCCTGAACCGTGTGGACATTCAGGACAGTCCCAGCCGGTATGAATTTGTGGGGGAAGATGGCAGCGCAAAGGGGCATCATCATCATTTAATCTGCATCGGCTGTGGCAAGGTTATTGATTTTGAACCCGATTTAATGCCGGTTATTCAAAAACTTCAGGTTGACCTGCAAAAGAAATTCAGTTTTGTCATCACGAATCACCATATTCGCTTTGAAGGCTACTGTGAAGAGTGTGCAAAGAAACTAAAATTGAATAGTTGAAAGTGCGGGCGGTTTCATGCAGCCGTTTCGATTCTTTGGGATCTGGTACGGGACTTTTGGGAGAATAAAATGGTTATTTCGGTTGCAAGTGGAAAGGGTGGAACGGGAAAGACAACCATTGCGGTGAACCTGGCTCTGGCACTTCCCGATACGCAATATCTGGATTGTGATGTGGAAGAACCCAATGGCCACATTTTTTTAAAGCCGGACATAAAAAAGCGTGTTTCAGTGACCTTGCCGTATCCCCGGGTGGATGAGAAAACGTGTGATTTATGCGGAGAGTGTGCCGAAGTTTGCGAGTATGGGGCCATTGCCGTGGTGAAAAATCAGGTGTTAATTTTTGACGATCTGTGTCACAGTTGCGGCTCTTGCGTCATGCTTTGCCCCCAAAAAGCCATTTACGAGGTGCGGCAGGAGATCGGAAGGATTGAAATTGGCGAAGGAAAAGGGGTTTCTTTCGCGCACGGTATTCTCAAGCTGGGATCCACGCGCGCCCATCCTCTTGTAGAAGAAGTGAAAAAATACAGCGATGCCTCCAAAACCGTCATTATTGATGCTCCGCCGGGAACCTCGTGCCCGGTTGTGGAAGCCGTCAAAGGCACCGACTACTGTCTTCTGGTAACGGAGCCCACGCCGTTTGGCCTGAATGATTTAAGACTTGCGGTGGAAATGACGCGGGCAATCGGCGTTCCGAGCGGCATTGTTATTAACCGGTCGGATGGAAACGATCGGCTTATTGAGGATTACGCTGCCAAAGAGGGCCTGCCCATTCTTTTGCGCGTACCCATGGAGCGGCAGATAGCCGAGGCCTACTCAAAAGGAATTTCTCTGGTGGAATGGGACGAGAATTATCGGGATATTTTTAAAACCTTGTTTGCAACGATTGAGGAAGGGGGGGCGGCATGAAGGAATTGGTGATTGTGAGCGGAAAGGGAGGGACCGGAAAAACAACCCTGACTGCCAGTTTTGCGGCGCTGAGTGGAGACAAAATTATGGCCGACTGTGATGTGGATGCTGCAGATTTGCATCTTTTGCTTAAACCGGCCATTTTGAAAGAGGAGAAATTTGTGAGCAGTCAGGTGGCCGTCATTGATCGGGAGAGCTGCCTGGCGTGCGACATCTGTCGAACAGTTTGCCGCTTTGAGGCCATCAGCGAAGATTACGTGGTAAACCCCATGGATTGCGAAGGGTGCCGCTTGTGCGAACGCATGTGCCCCATTGAAGTGATCCACATGGAGAAGCAGGAAAATGGAAAGTGGTACATTGCGGAAACAGAATTCGGGCCGATGGTGTTTGCTCAATTGGGCGTGGCCGAAGAGAATTCGGGTCAGCTTGTGAGCCTGGTTCGCAGGGAAGCGCAAAAACTTGCAAAAGAAAAAAATCTCAATTATATTATCATTGACGGTCCGCCGGGGGTGGGATGTCCGGTGAATTCGGCGATTACAGGTACCCAGCTGGCGGTCATTGTGACGGAGCCTACAATGTCCGGGATTCACGATTTGAAGCGAATTCTGGAATTGACCCGGCAATTTCGGGTCCCTGCACTTGTGGTAGTAAATAAATTTGATTTGAATCTTGAAAATACGGAACAAATAGAGGCATATTGCCGTGAGCGCCGGGTAGAGTTGATTGGAAAAATTCCCTTCGACACCAGCGTTATTAAGGCGCTTCAGGCGGGGGAAATTTTGGTACATTTTTCGGGAGATGGAAAAATTTCACGGATTGTCACGGATATCTGGGAAAAGGTTTTTAGTCACCTGAACAGACTCTGAAAAGCGTTTTCCCTCTAATTTTACGAATTTTGATTCATTGATTTTAGTGAAGTTAAATGGGTGCGCTTTGTGAATTCGCGGTTTCTGATGTGAACATATCGAAGGAATGTTAAAATGAAAATAGCCGTTTCCGGGACTGGAGATTCATTGGATGCAGCGGTAGATGAACGTTTTGGGCGTTGTCCGTATTTTGTTTTTGTAGAAAGCGAAACCATGGCATACGAGGCTGTACCCAATCCCGGTGCGGAGGCCATGGGAGGTGCGGCCACTAAAGCAGCACAAGTGATTGCCGATAAACAAGCAGATGTTGTTCTTACAGGAGCCGTGGGACCCAATGCGGAACGCAGCCTTGCCGCGCTTGGGGTAAGGGTTGTAACGGATATTTCCGGTACAACCATCAGAGAAGCCGTTCGCAATTTCATAACCAAACAGGAAACCGGTTAGAAACACCACCCTCAGGATGGTGTTTTTTTGTTGGCGCTCAAAGAGGTGCAGAAAAGGCGTCACTCAATAAAAAGCCCGCTTTTCGGTGGGTTTTAAGGCCGGATTGGGGATACATCCTGAATAAAAAAGGAGGATAAAATTATGCCAAGAGGAGACGGAACGGGACCTGCAGGAGGATTTGGTTCGGGCAGAGGACGCGGAATGGGCCGGGGAATCGGCCGCAATGCGGGGAACCGCCCCGGAGCCGGTCCAGCCGGAACCTGTGTTTGTCCGAACTGCGGTTTTTCGGTACCCCATCAGGCGGGATCACCCTGCTATTCAATAGAATGTCCAAAATGCGGAACACAAATGATTCGCGGGTAAATTCTTACAATGCGTGTTGATGAAGGAAAAAATGACAGTATCACTAGATGCAGTTGAGCCGGGTAGCGTGGGCAGAGTGCGGGACATTGTTGGCGGGATGGGAATCCGCCTGCGTTTGGAACAAATGGGAATTCACCCCGGAGACGTTATTCGAATCAAACGAAAAGGGGTTCTCCGGGGTCCTATTTTAATTGAATCGAACGGAACAGAGGTGGCGCTGGGCCGCGGAATTGCTTCCCGAATCCTGGTAGAGGTTTAGAATGAAAATTGCGCTCGTGGGGCAACCCAATTGCGGCAAGAGCACCATTTTTAATCATATCGCCAGCTACAAGGCCGTTACGTCCAATTTCCCGGGGACTACGGTTTCGTTTACGGAGAGCAAGGTTTCACTGCATGGACAAATCTTTAATTGCGTCGACCTGCCGGGGACGTACTCTCTGGTTTCGTCCGACTGGGCCGAAATTGATACCCGGAATTATTTGATTTCGGAAGAAATTGATGTTATCGTTAATGTAGTGGATACCTCGGTTCTGGGACGAAGCCTTGAACTGACGCTTCAGCTTCTGGAACTGAACAAACCGATGGTATTGTGCCTGAATATGGCCGATGAGGCACGGAGAAAAGGCATTTTCGTCAATACTGAAAAGCTTTCAAGCGTGCTGGGAATTCCTGTTGTTGAAACCATTGCGGTCAAGGGAGAGGGACTGAATGAGCTTTTTCGAAAAGTGCAGCAGGTGGCAAAAGAGAAAACAACGGGGATAATACCTACCTACAGTCCCTGCATCGAAGATGCCGTTCAAACACTGGCCGAACATATCGAAATCAATAATCTTGAAGGGCCCTTTGTTTCCAAACGGTTTTTGGCGCTTCGGATTTTGGAAGAAGACCCCTATTTCCTGAAAAAATTTCAATCGCAAAAGGGCCTCATGGCCCTCAAGAAAAAAGTGGCTGCGGAGGTTAAAAAGAAGCGTGGACAGGAACCTCCTCTGGCCATTTCCTCAGAACGCCACGCCATGTCCCTGAATATTTTTGAAGAGGTTGCGGAAATCCGCAAGGCAAAACCGGACATTCGCGGCCGGATCGACGATGTTCTCATGCACCCGCTTTGGGGCTATGTGTTCTTAATCCTCATTATGTACGGCTTTTTCCAGGTTGTGTTTAAATTTGGGGGGTATCTGGAGGGGCCTCTGTTGGATATTTTTAACGATCTCATCAAAGAACTGGAAACCAGTTACGGATCGCAAACCTTTCTGGCCAAAATAGTGGAAGGCATTATTCAGGGGTTTTCCGGTGGGATTGCGATTGTTCTTCCGTATCTGATTCCCTTTCTGTTTGGCCTTTCTCTTCTGGAAGATCTGGGATATTTGCCCCGGGTCGCTTATCTGATGGATACCTTCATGCACCGAATCGGGCTCCATGGGAAATCGGTCATTCCCTTTATTTTGGGGTATGGATGCAGTGTTCCTGCCGTTATGGCCACGCGGATTCTGGAATCCAGGCGGGAGCGGATTATTGCGGCCATGCTGGCGGTATTGGTTCCCTGCTCGGCGCGTTCCACGGTTATTTTTGGTCTGGTCGCATTTTATGTGGGGCCAAATGCGGCACTGGGCATTTATGTTTTGAATCTTTTTGTGATTGCTTTTGCGGGCAAGGTGATGACCAAAATTATGCCTGAAGAAGCTCCCGGTCTCATGCTGGAGGTTCCGGCCTATCGTCTGCCGTCCTTCAAAGTGCTCTGGCTGAAAACGTGGTTCCGGCTGCGGGAATTTGTGTATGTGGCCTGGCCTATTTTAATCGTTGGCAGTATGGTTCTGAGTGTGATCGAATATGCCCATTGGGATTTGATCATTAATAATCTTCTTTATCCCTTCACCTACATGTTGTCTCTTCCCAAGCAGGTCGGCGTAACGCTGATTTTTGGAATCTTGAGAAAAGAGCTCTCACTGATTATGCTGATGCAGGCTATGGGAACCAGCCAGTTATCGCAGGTTATGACCCATTTGCAGATGATGACGTTTACCATTTTTGTGGTCTTTTACATTCCCTGTGCAGCAACCATCGGTGTGCTGTGGAAGGAAATCGGCCGCAAGTGGACGCTGTTTACAATCGGTGCCACAACAGGCCTGGCTTTCTTTCTTGCCCTGGTGTTTAAATACATCTGGATAGCCATCGCATCCCTGTAGTTAAAGAAACCCCTAAATTTCTGGGAGGTGGATCATGAAACGTGTTGCATTTTTTCTGACGATTATTTTCGTGTGGGGAAGTCTGGCGTTTGCAAAACCCGGAGATGTGGCTCAGGTTTTTTCCTCACCGTCACACGATATGACCGGGCTGACATTTGACGGAAACTATCTGTGGGCAGCCGATCGAAAGACGGATCTTCTGTACAAGATTGATCCTTCTTCGGGAAAGGTGCTGAAAACGATCGAATCGCCGGGCTATTGGCCCCTTGGTCTTGCCTGGGACGGACAGTATTTGTGGAATATCGATCGGGAGGCCAAAAAGATATTTAAAATTGATCCCAAAAACGGCCGCATCCTGCACGCATTTGATTTTCCCACATCTCATCCGCAGGGCCTTACCTTCGACGG comes from Calditrichota bacterium and encodes:
- a CDS encoding P-loop NTPase, whose amino-acid sequence is MVISVASGKGGTGKTTIAVNLALALPDTQYLDCDVEEPNGHIFLKPDIKKRVSVTLPYPRVDEKTCDLCGECAEVCEYGAIAVVKNQVLIFDDLCHSCGSCVMLCPQKAIYEVRQEIGRIEIGEGKGVSFAHGILKLGSTRAHPLVEEVKKYSDASKTVIIDAPPGTSCPVVEAVKGTDYCLLVTEPTPFGLNDLRLAVEMTRAIGVPSGIVINRSDGNDRLIEDYAAKEGLPILLRVPMERQIAEAYSKGISLVEWDENYRDIFKTLFATIEEGGAA
- a CDS encoding dinitrogenase iron-molybdenum cofactor biosynthesis protein; this encodes MKIAVTASGPNLESATDPRFGRAAYFIIVDTETGQFKAIQNPNVMATGGAGIQSAQLVVMEGVQAVVSGSFGPNAMRTLAASGVQMYEGISGTVQEAVERFKSNQLNPVAAAPAGAVPPMGAGYGGGAGFGPGMGGGFGRGMGGGRGRGGRGYGMGWTAGVPTGAPGFTQPAVPQVSPVSAPNELEILKEQAKQLAEQLRQINNRIKELEKD
- a CDS encoding ferrous iron transport protein A, with protein sequence MTVSLDAVEPGSVGRVRDIVGGMGIRLRLEQMGIHPGDVIRIKRKGVLRGPILIESNGTEVALGRGIASRILVEV
- a CDS encoding P-loop NTPase, which codes for MKELVIVSGKGGTGKTTLTASFAALSGDKIMADCDVDAADLHLLLKPAILKEEKFVSSQVAVIDRESCLACDICRTVCRFEAISEDYVVNPMDCEGCRLCERMCPIEVIHMEKQENGKWYIAETEFGPMVFAQLGVAEENSGQLVSLVRREAQKLAKEKNLNYIIIDGPPGVGCPVNSAITGTQLAVIVTEPTMSGIHDLKRILELTRQFRVPALVVVNKFDLNLENTEQIEAYCRERRVELIGKIPFDTSVIKALQAGEILVHFSGDGKISRIVTDIWEKVFSHLNRL
- a CDS encoding DUF5320 domain-containing protein; protein product: MGGYRWMYQMTGLPGWMRLGFSPGWWGVTPTGMPPGATYLMTGSWPTPQANAYWQAIQSGTVPFGMSGFGVNPPGAFVPTVTKEQQVQFLKNQAELIKNQLEAINQQIEALEKESK
- the feoB gene encoding ferrous iron transport protein B, encoding MKIALVGQPNCGKSTIFNHIASYKAVTSNFPGTTVSFTESKVSLHGQIFNCVDLPGTYSLVSSDWAEIDTRNYLISEEIDVIVNVVDTSVLGRSLELTLQLLELNKPMVLCLNMADEARRKGIFVNTEKLSSVLGIPVVETIAVKGEGLNELFRKVQQVAKEKTTGIIPTYSPCIEDAVQTLAEHIEINNLEGPFVSKRFLALRILEEDPYFLKKFQSQKGLMALKKKVAAEVKKKRGQEPPLAISSERHAMSLNIFEEVAEIRKAKPDIRGRIDDVLMHPLWGYVFLILIMYGFFQVVFKFGGYLEGPLLDIFNDLIKELETSYGSQTFLAKIVEGIIQGFSGGIAIVLPYLIPFLFGLSLLEDLGYLPRVAYLMDTFMHRIGLHGKSVIPFILGYGCSVPAVMATRILESRRERIIAAMLAVLVPCSARSTVIFGLVAFYVGPNAALGIYVLNLFVIAFAGKVMTKIMPEEAPGLMLEVPAYRLPSFKVLWLKTWFRLREFVYVAWPILIVGSMVLSVIEYAHWDLIINNLLYPFTYMLSLPKQVGVTLIFGILRKELSLIMLMQAMGTSQLSQVMTHLQMMTFTIFVVFYIPCAATIGVLWKEIGRKWTLFTIGATTGLAFFLALVFKYIWIAIASL
- a CDS encoding transcriptional repressor; the encoded protein is MKKDLKRKMNMQGYKLTQQRKMVLDAFKNRTDHYTAWEIYEILRKKRTNISLATVYRSLDILTEMGFLNRVDIQDSPSRYEFVGEDGSAKGHHHHLICIGCGKVIDFEPDLMPVIQKLQVDLQKKFSFVITNHHIRFEGYCEECAKKLKLNS
- a CDS encoding dinitrogenase iron-molybdenum cofactor biosynthesis protein, producing the protein MKIAVSGTGDSLDAAVDERFGRCPYFVFVESETMAYEAVPNPGAEAMGGAATKAAQVIADKQADVVLTGAVGPNAERSLAALGVRVVTDISGTTIREAVRNFITKQETG